The following proteins are co-located in the Phragmites australis chromosome 10, lpPhrAust1.1, whole genome shotgun sequence genome:
- the LOC133930048 gene encoding uncharacterized protein LOC133930048, with translation MGSGLSSDHRSRDSLNQPPPARVIAADGSLREFPPSSSPASVSDVLGRNADRFFVCNSDALYFDADVPDLGGDELLRPGQIYFVLPAAILGRPLSSADMAALAVRANEALATRARPRGRARCLGIKKARVVPAHAASGCDDGDGEVNEKLNQRTLGNFETTSPSPARNAKKLVVAARPPIKRPLSTIEEEAE, from the coding sequence ATGGGATCAGGCCTCTCTAGCGAtcaccggagcagagactcgctTAACCAGCCGCCGCCGGCCCGGGTCATCGCCGCGGACGGCTCGCTGAGGGAGTTcccgccatcctcctcccctGCCAGCGTCTCCGATGTGCTCGGCAGGAATGCGGACCGGTTCTTCGTGTGCAACTCCGACGCGCTCTACTTCGACGCGGACGTGCCGGATCTCGGCGGGGACGAGCTGCTCCGGCCGGGCCAGATATACTTCGTCCTCCCCGCGGCGATTCTCGGGCGGCCGCTCTCGAGCGCTGACATGGCCGCGCTCGCCGTGCGGGCGAACGAGGCGCTGGCGACCAGAGCACGGCCGCGTGGGCGCGCGCGCTGTCTCGGCATCAAGAAGGCGCGCGTCGTGCCGGCACACGCGGCGAGTGGGTgtgacgacggcgacggcgaagtCAACGAGAAGCTGAACCAGAGAACTCTTGGAAACTTCGAGACGACTTCACCGAGTCCGGCGAGAAATGCCAAGAAGTTGGTGGTGGCGGCACGGCCGCCGATCAAGAGGCCGCTCAGCACCATCGAAGAGGAAGCCGAGTGA
- the LOC133883546 gene encoding F-box protein At5g49610-like, translating to MEGTTGARKRQRIASAATAYIPDDVIRDILLRLPSRSVLRFRAVCKAWLRIASDPKFALEHHRRQPSLPLVSFLRGGAVDGKGVDAVDFCVEALDLRTDDFRSVVRFTDTNERCGRFGIHGSCDGLLLLSFDDRLYVCNPATHQWTRLPTPLNSSRFAGFYRHDHTGEYRALFYRGSWPGSDYYILVADSRKGRGIGLPSEKDVYKFKEAPSGPPALHRGSLHWPPQQWENHYILVFNTVTEVFRGLLPPPVIRKHMSLLEMENNLTIFSCGEDVTMVELWLLQDYENQKWICKHRIELPAMKVSTYRFKEPWHVFFMSEEGIVLVNPQQKLLHYDINGDLRESFRCDGCHLKITLYTLKESLIRHRFFEMQNNVGDGEDEPPPFFWGL from the coding sequence ATGGAGGGCACCACGGGAGCGAGGAAGAGGCAGCGGATCGCCTCCGCCGCCACGGCCTACATCCCCGACGATGTCATCCGGGACATCCTCCTCCGCCTGCCTTCCAGGTCCGTCCTCCGCTTCCGCGCCGTCTGCAAGGCCTGGCTCCGCATCGCCTCCGACCCCAAGTTCGCACTCGagcaccaccgccgccagccgTCGCTACCCCTCGTTTCCTTCCTCCGCGGCGGCGCCGTTGACGGCAAAGGGGTGGACGCCGTGGACTTCTGCGTCGAGGCGCTCGACCTCCGCACCGACGACTTCCGGTCCGTCGTCCGGTTCACGGACACCAACGAGCGGTGTGGCCGGTTCGGCATTCATGGCTCCTGCGACGGGCTTCTCCTACTCAGCTTCGACGACCGCCTGTACGTCTGCAACCCGGCCACGCACCAGTGGACTCGCCTCCCGACGCCTCTGAACTCCTCGCGGTTCGCCGGGTTCTACCGCCACGACCATACCGGGGAGTACCGGGCCTTGTTCTACCGAGGCAGCTGGCCCGGGTCGGACTACTACATCCTCGTGGCGGACTCCAGGAAGGGGAGGGGAATCGGTCTGCCATCAGAGAAAGATGTGTACAAATTCAAGGAAGCACCCAGCGGGCCGCCGGCCCTTCACCGTGGCAGCCTCCACTGGCCACCGCAGCAGTGGGAAAACCACTATATACTGGTGTTTAACACGGTCACTGAGGTGTTCCGGGGGTTGCTTCCTCCTCCTGTGATACGGAAGCACATGTCATTGCTCGAGATGGAGAACAACCTTACCATTTTCAGCTGCGGTGAGGATGTCACAATGGTTGAGCTCTGGCTTCTGCAGGATTACGAGAACCAGAAGTGGATCTGCAAGCACCGGATTGAATTGCCAGCAATGAAGGTCAGCACCTATCGCTTCAAGGAGCCCTGGCATGTATTTTTCATGTCGGAAGAGGGAATTGTGCTGGTTAATCCCCAGCAGAAGCTGTTGCACTATGACATAAATGGGGATCTGCGGGAAAGTTTCCGTTGCGATGGCTGCCATCTCAAGATTACTTTGTATACCCTCAAGGAAAGCCTCATTCGGCACAGGTTCTTTGAGATGCAGAACAATGTGGGTGATGGTGAAGATGAACCACCACCTTTCTTTTGGGGGCTGTAG